Below is a genomic region from Candidatus Epulonipiscium sp..
TTTGTGGGAATATAAAATCAAACCAAGGTCCTATGAAATTACTTATAGCCACGAAGGTAATGATAGGTTTTGCAAGGGGTATAATAATTTTTCTAAATATGGTGATATTACTTGCCCCATCAATTTTGGCAGCCTCATCAAGACTTCTTGGAATTCCTTCAAAATAACCCTTACAAAGCCATGTATTGTATGGAATCTGTCCTGAAGCATAAACCAATATTAACCCTAAATGGGTATTTAATAAATTAAGTCTAAATAAAAGAACATATATGGCTGTCATTGACATAAAGGCCGGGAACATTTGTAATATTAATATTGTCATTATAGTTAATTTTCTTCCCCTAAATGTAAACCTTGAAAAAACATATGCCGTTAGAGTTGTGAAAACAACCGATAAAACCATATTAGCTGTTGCTATTTTTATGGTATTAAGATACCATATGGCGTAATCCGTTTCGGTAAACAAATCAATATAATGCTTAAAAGTAGGGTTCTTGGGAAACATTGTAGAACTAAAAAGACTGCTTCCCGAGTTAAGAGAAGAACCTACAATCCATAAAACTGGTGCCAATATAATTGCTGACATCAGTATAAGTAATCCATAAACAAAAATCATCTTTATAATCCTTAAGGGACTAAATCTTTTATTTAATTCTGGAATTTGGTTGTTTAGCTTCGTATCCATCACATCATGTCCTCCTCTTTGAAGGATTTTGTTCTAGTAAATGAATATGCAGAAATACTTGCTATAAATAAAAATAGTATAATCGTAATAACCGATGCCATATGGTATTTATTTTGGTCCCTTGTCAATTTATAAATCCATGATATTAATATATCAGTTGAACCCGCATATCTGTAGTTTCCATTGACAGGATTTCCATCGGTTAATAAGTATATAGCTTGGAAATTATTAAAGTTGTGTGCAAAGGTCATTACAATAAGAGCAGAGGTTTGATAAAGTACCATGGGCAAAGTTATATGGATAAACTGTTGAAATTTATTTCCACCGTCAATTTCTGCCGCTTCATACATACCCTTGTCTATGTTTGTTAATACCCCCGACATAAGTGCCATCCAGTAAGGAGAACCAAGCCAAATATTAATAATTACAATCATAACCTTAGCCAGTATTGAATCGGTAAGCCAAGGGGTTTTATTCATTCCCAAAGATACCAAAAGGTTATTAATAGGGCCTGGGCCACTAAACATCAGGCGCATAATAAGAAGAGAAATAAAGCCGGGTATAGCATAAGGAAGTATAAAAATACTTCTCCAGAATTTCTTCAGCTTAACTTCTTTCCAGTTGACAATAAGTGCCATAAATAATCCTGCAAAGTAATTGGATACTGTAGCTGCTATTGCCCAGATAACAGTCCATACCCCTACCCCTACAAAAGTATTGTTCCAAATATCTAAGGTAAATAATTGCTTAAAATTTTTGAAACCTACCCAATCAACTAAATTCTTAGGAGGCAGATGGTTAGGACTTGAATAGTTGGTAAATGCTATAGATACTGTAAATACAATCGGAAGTAACACAAAGAAGATTATAAATACCATCGGTATTGCTAAAATAAATTGTGGAAAATATCTATCCCATACATATAATAAAAATTCCTTTGTAGTCAAAACAGGTTCTCCCTGTGCTCTTAGCTCTCCAGATTTTTTAGCATCTATAATATTAAGAATATATACTATAACTACTAAAGTTAATAATAATGCTGCTATAAGGCCATCTACTAAAAGAAATA
It encodes:
- a CDS encoding sugar ABC transporter permease, with the translated sequence MKKSKRSMALSILFMGLGQFYNKEYLKGIIYFLIEVVTIIFIPYFKKSIYGLITLGDTPLHYVDGIAQGDHSIFLLVDGLIAALLLTLVVIVYILNIIDAKKSGELRAQGEPVLTTKEFLLYVWDRYFPQFILAIPMVFIIFFVLLPIVFTVSIAFTNYSSPNHLPPKNLVDWVGFKNFKQLFTLDIWNNTFVGVGVWTVIWAIAATVSNYFAGLFMALIVNWKEVKLKKFWRSIFILPYAIPGFISLLIMRLMFSGPGPINNLLVSLGMNKTPWLTDSILAKVMIVIINIWLGSPYWMALMSGVLTNIDKGMYEAAEIDGGNKFQQFIHITLPMVLYQTSALIVMTFAHNFNNFQAIYLLTDGNPVNGNYRYAGSTDILISWIYKLTRDQNKYHMASVITIILFLFIASISAYSFTRTKSFKEEDMM
- a CDS encoding sugar ABC transporter permease, with protein sequence MDTKLNNQIPELNKRFSPLRIIKMIFVYGLLILMSAIILAPVLWIVGSSLNSGSSLFSSTMFPKNPTFKHYIDLFTETDYAIWYLNTIKIATANMVLSVVFTTLTAYVFSRFTFRGRKLTIMTILILQMFPAFMSMTAIYVLLFRLNLLNTHLGLILVYASGQIPYNTWLCKGYFEGIPRSLDEAAKIDGASNITIFRKIIIPLAKPIITFVAISNFIGPWFDFIFPQIVLRSSNKRTLALGLFQWIQENQNTYFTRFAAGSILVAIPITILFLFLQKYIVQGLSAGATKG